From Streptomyces asiaticus, one genomic window encodes:
- a CDS encoding sugar phosphate isomerase/epimerase family protein, with amino-acid sequence MFRLSYNANGLRNLTIERAIEEVAEAGYDGIELSLHPRHIDPFDFTGDHATVVRKALERAGLEACCLAAGADNLLSEERFEPSLVHPTSEGRARRVDLLKRAVRIADELGVPLINFATGKRKPEVAAEEAHRLLVDGIHQVLDGTDSDVVLCMEPEPEFFIDTNAGVAALAAELGSERFALAQDLGHCNVVEGDYLASVERHLPLTRVIQVEDIKNRVHYHEIPGDGDLDFTEFFRILRRGGFDGHVSVELYNHVDTYRHALRRSREVLTAAAAASSGQD; translated from the coding sequence GTGTTCCGACTCAGCTACAACGCCAACGGACTGCGCAACCTCACCATCGAGAGGGCGATCGAGGAGGTCGCCGAGGCCGGATACGACGGGATCGAACTCTCGCTGCACCCCCGGCACATCGACCCCTTCGACTTCACCGGCGACCACGCCACCGTCGTCCGCAAGGCGTTGGAGCGGGCCGGCCTGGAGGCCTGCTGCCTCGCCGCCGGCGCGGACAACCTGCTGAGCGAGGAGCGGTTCGAGCCGTCCCTGGTGCACCCCACCAGCGAGGGCCGCGCCCGCCGCGTCGACCTCCTCAAGCGCGCCGTGCGCATCGCCGACGAGCTCGGCGTGCCCCTGATCAACTTCGCGACCGGCAAGCGCAAGCCGGAAGTCGCCGCGGAGGAGGCGCACAGGCTGCTCGTCGACGGCATCCACCAGGTCCTGGACGGCACCGACAGCGACGTCGTGCTGTGCATGGAACCGGAGCCGGAGTTCTTCATCGACACCAACGCGGGCGTGGCGGCGCTCGCCGCGGAGCTGGGCAGCGAACGGTTCGCCCTCGCCCAGGACCTCGGCCACTGCAACGTCGTCGAGGGCGACTACCTCGCCTCCGTCGAACGGCATCTGCCCCTCACCCGGGTGATCCAGGTCGAGGACATCAAGAACCGGGTCCACTATCACGAGATCCCCGGCGACGGAGACCTCGACTTCACGGAATTCTTCCGCATCCTGCGGCGCGGCGGCTTCGACGGGCACGTCAGCGTCGAGCTGTACAACCATGTGGACACCTACCGGCACGCACTGCGCCGCAGCCGCGAGGTGCTCACCGCCGCGGCCGCCGCCTCGTCCGGGCAGGACTGA
- a CDS encoding class I SAM-dependent methyltransferase: MDTTTRTPRTPEVDETVYRLDGPLRWALGEVQDLLRAAGADPGQRVLDVGAGTGYATVPAARTVGAEGGVHCVDGSAPLLEVLQERVRREGLAGRVTTQVGALVPLPVADRGYDLVICTYVLHELAEQAPAAVAEMYRALRPGGRLVIADYRKTSDPVRNREIEAWYARQPDGAGPEERHLRFTLADMEEMLRAAGFQQTHLSTWHDFHTHAIAAR, encoded by the coding sequence ATGGACACCACGACGCGCACGCCCCGCACCCCCGAGGTCGACGAGACCGTCTACCGGCTGGACGGGCCGCTGCGCTGGGCGCTGGGTGAGGTGCAGGACCTGCTGCGAGCGGCGGGGGCGGACCCCGGGCAGCGGGTACTGGACGTCGGTGCGGGCACCGGGTACGCCACCGTGCCCGCGGCGCGGACGGTCGGTGCCGAGGGCGGCGTGCACTGTGTCGACGGCAGCGCCCCGCTGCTGGAGGTGCTCCAGGAACGGGTGCGCAGAGAAGGGCTTGCCGGCCGGGTCACCACCCAGGTGGGCGCGCTGGTCCCGCTGCCCGTCGCCGACCGCGGCTACGACCTCGTGATCTGCACCTACGTGCTCCACGAGCTGGCCGAGCAGGCCCCGGCCGCCGTGGCCGAGATGTACCGGGCACTGCGGCCCGGCGGCCGGCTCGTCATCGCCGACTACCGCAAGACCTCCGACCCCGTCCGCAACCGGGAGATCGAGGCCTGGTACGCCAGACAGCCGGACGGTGCGGGCCCCGAGGAGCGCCATCTGCGGTTCACCCTCGCCGACATGGAGGAGATGCTGCGCGCCGCCGGCTTCCAGCAGACGCACCTGAGCACCTGGCACGACTTCCACACCCACGCCATAGCCGCGCGGTGA
- a CDS encoding 2-deoxy-scyllo-inosose synthase: MASGTIIELTSGVSPSCPYYLGDGIAGWLPEHLRRHDFDELYLVTSDALYTRYGKDLARGLGGDGIPVNVLTVPEGERAKGWPQLTDLCERLVAAGVTKDSVIAALGGGMVSNVVGLAAGLIYRGVRFVEIPTTMLNLTDGTLSNKQAINGALGKNQFGMYHAPLFIWADVAYLRGEPPRQHRSAIAEAVKNGLVHDAAWFERLERLLTPGLEAVREDLLGFCHEVVRSKLGILALDPGERQAGIILEYGHTVGHAVEFLTGGRLLHGEAVGIGMCAAARVAMKLGIAGPEVLERQQYVLRDRLGSTVRLPDELTSEQIVEVIRRDNKRRSGAAIRFVLVPAVGSVHVVDGDWETPVPETLLKSVLSEG; the protein is encoded by the coding sequence GTGGCCAGTGGCACCATCATCGAGCTGACGAGCGGAGTCAGTCCGAGCTGTCCGTACTACCTGGGGGACGGCATCGCCGGCTGGCTGCCGGAGCATCTGCGCCGGCACGACTTCGACGAGCTCTACCTCGTCACCAGCGACGCGCTGTACACACGGTACGGCAAGGATCTCGCCCGCGGCCTGGGCGGCGATGGCATCCCGGTCAACGTGCTCACCGTGCCGGAGGGTGAGCGGGCCAAGGGCTGGCCCCAGCTCACCGACCTGTGCGAGCGCCTGGTGGCCGCGGGCGTCACCAAGGACTCGGTGATCGCGGCACTGGGCGGCGGCATGGTCAGCAACGTCGTGGGCCTGGCCGCCGGACTCATCTACCGCGGGGTGCGCTTCGTCGAGATCCCCACCACCATGCTGAACCTCACCGACGGCACTCTCAGCAACAAGCAGGCCATCAACGGGGCGCTGGGAAAGAACCAGTTCGGCATGTACCACGCCCCGCTGTTCATCTGGGCGGACGTGGCCTACCTGCGCGGTGAGCCGCCCCGTCAGCACCGCAGCGCCATCGCCGAGGCCGTCAAGAACGGACTCGTCCACGACGCCGCGTGGTTCGAGCGGCTGGAGAGGCTGCTCACCCCCGGTCTGGAGGCGGTCAGGGAGGACCTGCTCGGCTTCTGCCACGAGGTGGTGCGCAGCAAGCTCGGGATCCTCGCCCTCGACCCCGGTGAGCGGCAGGCCGGGATCATCCTCGAGTACGGCCACACCGTCGGCCACGCCGTGGAGTTCCTGACCGGCGGCCGGCTGCTGCACGGCGAGGCCGTGGGGATCGGTATGTGTGCCGCGGCTCGGGTGGCCATGAAGCTCGGCATCGCCGGCCCCGAAGTGCTGGAGCGTCAGCAGTACGTCCTGCGCGACCGCCTCGGCAGCACGGTGCGGCTGCCGGACGAGCTGACGTCCGAGCAGATCGTCGAGGTCATCCGCAGGGACAACAAGCGCCGCTCCGGCGCCGCGATCCGCTTCGTCCTCGTACCGGCCGTCGGCTCCGTCCACGTGGTGGACGGGGACTGGGAGACGCCGGTGCCCGAGACGCTGCTCAAGAGCGTACTGAGCGAGGGGTGA
- a CDS encoding TrpB-like pyridoxal phosphate-dependent enzyme, translating to MQSREQPGWSPEPVAPGPDLHDVPMSWFNIVPNLPAPLPPARDPEDAKGSRLEVQQRIRLDAMRAQDAATDSFLPIPERVRQELAGLGRPTPLLRARALEEYLDTPARIYLKREDVLPTGSFKLNSAVTQAYFAAQQGVGTLVTETGAGQWGHAVAWAARRFGLHAIVFWAGVSARQKPGRHTVIEMLGAQVHQSPSELTAPGKALLRDGRHVLGSLGTAIGEAISYAADHPETRYISGSNLPHVLAHQTVIGQEVKTQLDALGETPDTLIACVGGGSNLGGLMGPFLADKAERGDGLLLLGAESAAAPRLTRGEWRYDHADPEGVTPLTKSYTLGRDYELPDTHVGGLRQHSGSSVVGVLRQQGLLDAVAYEEGEAFDTGRVVLRTEGMLIAPESCHAVRAAIEQAVQARETGVAKTIVACVSGNGALDLDGYTARFGGRAAHA from the coding sequence ATGCAGTCCAGGGAGCAACCTGGCTGGTCACCGGAGCCCGTCGCGCCGGGGCCCGACCTGCACGACGTGCCGATGTCCTGGTTCAACATCGTCCCGAACCTGCCCGCTCCGCTGCCCCCGGCCCGCGATCCGGAGGACGCCAAGGGCTCGCGGCTGGAGGTGCAGCAGCGCATCCGGCTCGACGCGATGCGCGCACAGGACGCTGCCACGGACTCGTTCCTGCCCATCCCCGAACGGGTCCGCCAGGAGCTCGCCGGGCTCGGCCGCCCCACCCCGCTGCTGCGCGCCCGTGCGCTGGAGGAGTACCTGGACACTCCGGCACGCATCTACCTCAAGCGCGAGGACGTGCTGCCCACCGGAAGCTTCAAGCTCAACTCGGCCGTCACCCAGGCGTACTTCGCGGCGCAACAGGGGGTGGGGACGCTGGTGACGGAGACCGGTGCCGGCCAGTGGGGGCACGCCGTGGCATGGGCCGCCCGGCGCTTCGGGCTGCACGCGATCGTCTTCTGGGCCGGTGTCTCGGCGCGGCAGAAGCCCGGTCGCCACACGGTGATCGAGATGCTCGGCGCCCAGGTGCACCAGTCGCCCAGCGAGCTGACCGCGCCCGGCAAGGCGCTGCTGCGCGACGGCCGGCATGTGCTCGGGTCGCTGGGCACGGCGATCGGCGAGGCCATCAGCTACGCCGCCGACCACCCCGAGACCCGCTACATCTCGGGCAGCAACCTGCCGCATGTACTCGCCCACCAGACCGTCATCGGCCAGGAGGTCAAGACCCAGCTCGACGCGCTGGGCGAGACACCCGACACCCTGATCGCCTGCGTCGGCGGAGGCAGCAACCTCGGCGGTCTCATGGGACCCTTCCTCGCCGACAAGGCCGAGCGCGGCGACGGGCTGCTGCTGCTCGGAGCGGAGTCGGCGGCGGCTCCCCGGCTGACCCGGGGCGAGTGGCGCTACGACCACGCCGACCCCGAGGGCGTCACCCCGCTGACCAAGTCCTACACCCTCGGCCGGGACTACGAGCTGCCCGATACGCATGTCGGAGGCCTGCGCCAGCACAGCGGCTCGTCCGTGGTCGGCGTACTGCGGCAGCAAGGCCTGCTGGACGCGGTGGCCTACGAGGAGGGCGAGGCGTTCGACACCGGCCGGGTGGTGCTGCGCACCGAGGGCATGCTCATCGCCCCCGAGTCCTGCCATGCCGTGCGGGCCGCCATCGAACAGGCCGTGCAGGCCCGGGAGACCGGCGTGGCGAAGACCATCGTCGCCTGCGTCAGCGGCAACGGCGCACTCGATCTCGACGGGTACACCGCCCGCTTCGGCGGTCGTGCCGCCCACGCCTGA
- a CDS encoding AraC family transcriptional regulator, giving the protein MTAPARDTVVTSGQQLYTFVQFGPLSVVCLRHSGSFRTLNHTWNRLLGYTHSHGLADSAQLIGVVYDDPAHVPPERLRYDACVAAPAAALQPHTQDLLEAGDLPLRYETLGGLWAWRTTHHGTFDTLSTTYRRALDTTAFRQRGVVAPCPRPPFYEVYRSGPGAAPDAEAEIDIYLPVPLNRPA; this is encoded by the coding sequence GTGACGGCCCCCGCCCGGGACACCGTCGTCACATCGGGCCAGCAGCTCTACACCTTCGTCCAGTTCGGCCCGCTCTCCGTCGTCTGCCTCCGGCACTCAGGCTCCTTCCGGACCCTGAACCACACCTGGAACCGCCTCCTGGGCTACACCCACAGCCATGGCCTGGCCGACAGCGCCCAGCTCATCGGCGTCGTCTACGACGACCCGGCCCACGTGCCGCCCGAGCGGCTGCGCTACGACGCCTGCGTCGCCGCCCCGGCCGCCGCCCTCCAGCCGCACACGCAGGACCTCCTCGAAGCCGGCGATCTGCCGCTGCGCTACGAGACACTCGGCGGGCTGTGGGCCTGGCGCACCACCCACCACGGCACGTTCGACACCCTGTCCACCACCTACCGGCGGGCCCTGGACACCACCGCCTTCCGGCAGCGCGGCGTTGTCGCCCCCTGCCCGCGGCCCCCCTTCTACGAGGTCTACCGCTCCGGACCGGGCGCCGCCCCCGACGCCGAGGCGGAGATCGACATCTACCTCCCGGTGCCCCTGAACCGCCCCGCGTGA
- a CDS encoding BtrH N-terminal domain-containing protein gives MATASSTGNAQEPAPGTDGTVRLYGGDHCETSAFRKALHAHGLGLSEEMLLGLGGGIGFMYVPKAPGSPPFLATRNDPFPVFTRRMAAGVGLELTIMTTASPQEGRDQLDRELAEHGLAVVYADMYYLSYFQAQHHFGGHCLVVTGTDADTGWLRISDRPAGPRTLAPEELAAARASRHQPFPPRHSLLHAPWPTARPPAEERLRAALGAACRAGLEPPNASLGIQGLRLLNERLVATVRDEAAPEAVVDTLVQAFIDLRLAGTGGDGFRSMFHTFLDETARLLDDSVVADAVPLAAADAAAWQHLVAALLPEGTALGRLGEAHRTREEHILAGTPERQVEASAVAVGLPGLRDEAVAEIKNLRHDLAAALHDAVDDVIRRESELLRHLRPAAHGN, from the coding sequence ATGGCGACGGCCTCGAGCACCGGCAACGCACAGGAACCCGCGCCCGGCACGGACGGCACGGTTCGTCTGTACGGCGGCGACCACTGCGAGACCTCCGCATTCCGCAAGGCCCTGCACGCCCACGGTCTCGGCCTGAGCGAGGAGATGCTGCTCGGGCTCGGCGGCGGCATCGGCTTCATGTACGTCCCCAAGGCCCCCGGCTCACCCCCCTTCCTGGCCACCCGGAACGACCCGTTCCCGGTCTTCACCCGCCGCATGGCCGCGGGCGTCGGCCTGGAGCTGACCATCATGACGACCGCCAGCCCCCAGGAGGGCCGGGACCAGCTCGACCGCGAACTCGCCGAGCACGGGCTCGCCGTCGTCTACGCCGACATGTACTACCTCTCCTACTTCCAGGCCCAGCACCACTTCGGCGGCCACTGCCTGGTGGTCACCGGCACCGACGCGGACACCGGCTGGCTGCGGATCTCCGACCGGCCCGCCGGGCCCCGCACCCTGGCCCCCGAGGAACTGGCCGCCGCTCGCGCCTCCCGGCACCAGCCCTTCCCACCCCGCCACTCCCTGCTGCACGCGCCGTGGCCCACGGCCCGCCCACCCGCCGAGGAGCGGCTGCGTGCCGCGCTCGGCGCCGCCTGCCGCGCGGGTCTTGAGCCGCCGAACGCCTCCCTGGGCATCCAGGGGCTGCGTCTGCTGAACGAACGGCTGGTGGCCACCGTCCGGGACGAGGCGGCACCCGAAGCAGTGGTGGACACCCTCGTCCAGGCCTTCATCGACCTGCGTCTCGCCGGGACCGGAGGGGACGGATTCCGCTCCATGTTCCACACCTTCCTCGACGAGACCGCCCGCCTCCTCGACGACAGCGTGGTCGCGGACGCCGTACCGCTCGCCGCGGCCGACGCCGCCGCCTGGCAGCACCTCGTCGCCGCCCTGCTGCCCGAGGGCACCGCCCTGGGCCGGCTGGGCGAGGCGCACCGCACACGGGAGGAGCACATCCTGGCGGGGACCCCGGAACGCCAGGTCGAGGCGTCCGCCGTAGCCGTGGGCCTGCCGGGCCTGCGCGACGAGGCCGTCGCCGAGATCAAGAACTTGCGCCACGATCTGGCCGCCGCCCTGCACGACGCCGTGGATGACGTCATCCGCCGCGAGAGCGAACTGCTGCGTC